The following proteins come from a genomic window of Leptospira barantonii:
- a CDS encoding glutamyl-tRNA reductase, whose protein sequence is MWSTLRVYHSIQKDRENVEIPGSYSWMTCMRTIWIADSRIHGEPSHQPSTLETYDGYEGYRFLLEVISGLHSRLLGETEVLAQFRDKFKNNSLPSSAFGEYLAKFRDSLIQDSRSIRSRYLQNIGEQSYGGLANKYLKDQNSVSLLGTGQLAEKILPWLKNRNVTLVGRNEKRLLELSKESGCSTKLLSEWNPSDGEAIVIAAPLDLDSYMNSIVSDTVVVDFREVPLEKKWPDQVSYVSFAEMLDSLRETEERAIQIRERVQPALDELVEERELEAQQFIFGWEDLNCPAF, encoded by the coding sequence ATGTGGTCCACTCTGCGAGTTTATCATTCTATTCAAAAGGATAGAGAGAATGTAGAGATTCCGGGTTCTTATTCCTGGATGACTTGTATGCGTACGATCTGGATCGCAGATAGTCGGATTCATGGCGAACCTTCTCATCAACCCTCTACTTTAGAAACCTATGACGGTTACGAAGGATATCGCTTTTTGCTCGAAGTCATTTCCGGTCTTCATTCTAGACTTTTGGGAGAAACCGAAGTCCTCGCTCAGTTTCGAGATAAGTTCAAAAATAATTCTCTCCCCTCTTCCGCTTTCGGAGAATATCTCGCTAAGTTCAGAGACAGTTTGATTCAGGATTCAAGAAGCATTCGTTCTCGTTATCTTCAAAACATCGGCGAACAGTCGTACGGCGGTCTTGCCAATAAATATCTCAAGGATCAAAACTCCGTTTCACTTTTGGGAACGGGACAACTTGCGGAGAAAATTCTCCCCTGGTTGAAAAACAGAAACGTTACCCTCGTGGGTCGAAACGAAAAACGTTTATTAGAACTTTCTAAAGAATCCGGTTGTTCCACAAAATTGTTAAGCGAATGGAATCCGTCGGACGGGGAAGCGATCGTGATCGCGGCTCCTTTGGACTTGGATTCCTATATGAATTCCATTGTTTCGGATACGGTCGTCGTAGACTTCAGGGAAGTTCCTTTGGAAAAAAAATGGCCGGATCAGGTTTCTTACGTTTCCTTTGCGGAGATGTTGGATTCTTTGCGTGAAACCGAAGAAAGGGCCATACAAATTCGGGAAAGGGTTCAGCCCGCTCTCGACGAACTCGTGGAAGAAAGGGAACTCGAAGCGCAACAGTTCATTTTCGGTTGGGAAGATCTGAATTGTCCCGCGTTCTGA